Proteins encoded within one genomic window of Jiangella mangrovi:
- a CDS encoding TetR/AcrR family transcriptional regulator encodes MSPADSGDTRDRILRAAADLLDREGREAVSTRAVSAAAGVQAPTLYRLFGDMTGLLDAVTAYAFEEYLKDKRALAETDDPVADLRRGWDQHVEFGLARPAFYVLMYGNGRPAGESPAGREAAANLRRLLGRVAATGRLTMSVERAAELAHATGVGVVLMLIAAPEAERDLALSELARDSVLRTLVAGAEPAAAPASADPVAARAAALREALRTTSDGTDAEAGDGLTSAERALLEQWLDRLAAR; translated from the coding sequence ATGAGCCCGGCCGACAGCGGCGACACCCGCGACCGCATCCTGCGCGCCGCCGCGGACCTGCTCGATCGCGAGGGCCGCGAGGCGGTGTCCACGCGCGCGGTGAGCGCCGCGGCCGGGGTGCAGGCGCCCACGCTGTACCGGCTCTTCGGCGACATGACCGGCCTGCTCGACGCCGTCACCGCGTACGCGTTCGAGGAGTACCTGAAGGACAAGCGCGCGCTCGCCGAGACCGACGACCCCGTCGCCGACCTGCGCCGCGGCTGGGACCAGCACGTCGAGTTCGGCCTCGCGCGGCCGGCGTTCTACGTGCTCATGTACGGCAACGGCCGGCCCGCGGGCGAGTCGCCGGCCGGTCGCGAGGCGGCCGCGAACCTGCGCCGGCTGCTCGGCCGGGTCGCCGCCACCGGCCGGCTCACCATGAGCGTCGAGCGGGCCGCCGAGCTCGCCCACGCCACCGGTGTCGGCGTCGTGCTCATGCTCATCGCGGCCCCTGAGGCCGAGCGCGACCTCGCGCTGTCGGAGCTGGCCCGCGACAGCGTGCTGCGCACCCTGGTCGCCGGCGCCGAGCCCGCCGCCGCACCGGCATCCGCCGATCCGGTGGCCGCCCGGGCGGCGGCACTGCGCGAGGCCCTGCGCACGACGAGCGACGGCACGGACGCCGAGGCCGGTGACGGGCTCACCAGCGCCGAGCGCGCCCTGCTCGAGCAGTGGCTGGACCGCCTCGCCGCCCGCTAA
- a CDS encoding aldo/keto reductase, with amino-acid sequence MRTTTLGSTGPAVSALGLGLMGMSDLYGPADRAESVATVHAALDAGITLLDTGDFYGMGDNELLLNDALRGRNRDDVVISVKFGGLRGPDGAWIGFDARPAAVKTFAAYSLRRLGTDHIDVYRPSRVDPDVPIEDTVGAIAELVQAGYVRHIGLSEVGADTLRRAAAVHPISDLQIEYSLLSRGIEQTILPTARELGIGVTAYGVLSRGLLSGHWRPDRELTAGDFRSTSPRFQDGNLERNLALVEALRGVAEQRGATVAQVAIAWVAAQGADVVPLVGARTRERLAESLGAAGLVLDQGDLARIEQAVPAGAAAGDRYAAYAYAHLDSER; translated from the coding sequence ATGCGCACCACCACCCTCGGCAGCACCGGCCCCGCCGTCTCCGCGCTCGGCCTCGGCCTCATGGGCATGTCCGACCTCTACGGGCCGGCCGACCGCGCCGAGTCCGTCGCCACCGTCCACGCCGCCCTCGACGCGGGCATCACCCTGCTCGACACCGGCGACTTCTACGGCATGGGCGACAACGAGCTGCTGCTCAACGACGCGCTGCGCGGACGCAACCGCGACGACGTCGTCATCAGTGTGAAGTTCGGCGGCCTGCGCGGCCCGGACGGCGCGTGGATCGGCTTCGACGCCCGCCCGGCAGCGGTCAAGACCTTCGCCGCCTACAGCCTGCGCCGGCTGGGCACCGACCACATCGACGTCTACCGGCCGTCGCGCGTCGACCCGGACGTGCCGATCGAGGACACCGTGGGCGCCATCGCCGAGCTCGTGCAGGCCGGCTACGTGCGCCACATCGGGCTCTCCGAGGTCGGCGCCGACACCCTGCGCCGCGCCGCCGCCGTCCACCCGATCTCGGACCTGCAGATCGAGTACTCGCTGCTCTCCCGCGGCATCGAGCAGACGATCCTGCCCACGGCTCGCGAGCTCGGCATCGGCGTGACGGCGTACGGCGTCCTGTCGCGCGGGCTGCTCAGCGGCCACTGGCGGCCGGACCGCGAGCTGACCGCCGGCGACTTCCGCAGCACCAGCCCGCGGTTCCAGGACGGCAACCTCGAGCGCAACCTCGCGCTGGTCGAGGCGCTGCGCGGCGTGGCGGAGCAGCGGGGCGCGACGGTGGCGCAGGTGGCCATCGCCTGGGTCGCCGCTCAGGGGGCCGACGTCGTCCCGCTGGTCGGCGCGCGCACCCGCGAGCGGCTGGCCGAGTCGCTCGGCGCCGCCGGCCTGGTGCTCGACCAGGGCGACCTCGCCCGCATCGAGCAGGCCGTCCCGGCCGGCGCCGCCGCCGGCGACCGGTACGCCGCCTACGCGTACGCGCACCTCGACAGCGAGCGCTGA
- the mptB gene encoding polyprenol phosphomannose-dependent alpha 1,6 mannosyltransferase MptB — MSLTSAAERLRDSPRATLVGGAVASTAIAVTVTLAGPIPGVILPDGPLGLWRAADHGRPAWSMLAVVGITALSLIFVRLYLLARDHVVDVRWVVRTAVVWTLPMLLAQPILSLDAYSYVAQGQLLNVGIDPYLTGPIVFGAGPLLDPVAPVWRMTPAPYGPLSLSLLGWSSDLTGASHVPFVLLLRLLTIGTVVAGAVAVARLARPGTQAAAVALVAANPIVVLHLVGGVHLDVLVGTLAPVVLLAVRKRWWWLAALLAAVSFAVKLPGVVLVGYVLWARFRDREARWAGTVTVLAVTAAVTLAAAAAVPDGWGWIATLDTPGKVDILYTIPAAIAGVAYGFISLTVGGVTFRELLDWSRVVCALAGAVVIGWLILRGSEPHTPVRRAGTLVGSALVVLALAAPVIHAWYLSWGLALLAACAGVVGHRWLIALSVGLCFTALPDPLTRWHHGLLPVTLLLVVVTLALTLWWVGGSREPARVPSRVRVGSVEGREDAAPAPLRGGEACRVRS; from the coding sequence ATGTCCCTCACGTCAGCCGCGGAACGGCTGCGCGACTCGCCCCGCGCCACGCTGGTGGGCGGGGCGGTGGCGTCGACGGCCATCGCGGTCACCGTCACCCTGGCCGGCCCGATCCCCGGCGTGATCCTGCCCGACGGCCCGCTGGGACTGTGGCGGGCCGCCGACCACGGCCGCCCGGCGTGGAGCATGCTGGCGGTCGTCGGCATCACGGCGCTGTCGCTGATCTTCGTCCGGCTGTACCTACTGGCCCGCGACCACGTCGTCGACGTGCGGTGGGTGGTCCGCACGGCGGTCGTCTGGACACTGCCGATGCTGCTGGCGCAGCCGATCCTCAGCCTCGACGCCTACTCCTACGTCGCGCAGGGGCAGCTGCTCAACGTCGGCATCGACCCCTACCTGACCGGACCCATCGTGTTCGGCGCCGGTCCGCTGCTCGACCCCGTGGCGCCGGTCTGGCGGATGACGCCGGCGCCGTACGGGCCGCTGTCGCTGAGCCTGCTGGGCTGGTCCTCCGACCTCACCGGCGCCTCGCACGTGCCGTTCGTGCTGCTGCTGCGGCTGCTGACGATCGGCACGGTGGTGGCCGGCGCCGTCGCGGTGGCCCGGCTGGCCCGGCCCGGCACGCAGGCCGCCGCGGTGGCGCTGGTCGCCGCCAACCCGATCGTCGTGCTGCACCTGGTCGGCGGCGTGCACCTGGACGTGCTGGTCGGCACGCTCGCGCCCGTGGTGCTGCTGGCCGTGCGCAAGCGCTGGTGGTGGCTGGCCGCGCTGCTGGCGGCGGTCTCGTTCGCTGTCAAGCTGCCCGGCGTCGTCCTGGTCGGCTACGTGCTGTGGGCGAGGTTCCGGGACCGCGAGGCGCGCTGGGCCGGCACGGTCACGGTGCTGGCGGTGACGGCCGCCGTCACGCTGGCCGCAGCTGCCGCCGTCCCCGACGGATGGGGCTGGATCGCGACCCTCGACACCCCGGGCAAGGTGGACATCCTCTACACGATCCCGGCGGCCATCGCGGGCGTGGCGTACGGGTTCATCAGCCTGACGGTGGGCGGCGTGACGTTCCGCGAGCTGCTCGACTGGTCGCGCGTGGTCTGTGCGCTGGCCGGAGCGGTCGTCATCGGCTGGCTGATCCTCCGCGGCAGCGAGCCGCACACGCCCGTGCGCCGGGCCGGGACGCTGGTGGGCAGCGCGCTGGTCGTGCTGGCCCTGGCCGCGCCCGTGATCCACGCCTGGTACCTGTCGTGGGGACTGGCGCTGCTGGCGGCGTGCGCCGGCGTCGTCGGGCACCGCTGGCTCATCGCGCTGAGCGTGGGGCTGTGCTTCACCGCGCTGCCCGACCCGCTCACCCGCTGGCACCACGGCCTGCTGCCGGTGACGCTGCTGCTCGTGGTGGTCACGCTGGCGCTCACGCTCTGGTGGGTTGGTGGGTCGCGGGAGCCGGCGCGAGTCCCCTCACGCGTGAGGGTGGGTTCGGTGGAGGGGCGGGAGGACGCTGCGCCGGCTCCGCTTCGCGGCGGTGAAGCATGCCGCGTGCGCTCTTGA
- a CDS encoding M28 family metallopeptidase: protein MTSRHRRAAAVAGAGVLAATCLMTVPAEAANDTVTIRQMNKLITLEAVMGHLEALQEISDDNGGNRASGLPGYEASVDYVVEQLEDAGYTPEVQAFEFDYFDERSELERISPDPVTFDEGTEFIRNQFDTGSPEGEAVGPLFPADVRLDTPGPPPLPDNTSTSGCEMADFTGMAPGSIALVQRGTCGFAVKVLNAQAAGAAGVIVMNEGQPGRDTGLVGMIGDATGLTIPAVFAQFGVGATLAETPGASVRVKVDFDADVRTTWNVFAETRKGNPDNVVMAGAHLDGVIEGAGINDNGSGSAALLETAIQINRQNLKNQVRFAWWGAEESGLLGSNHYVETLPQAEQDRIALYLNFDMVASPNYMFGIYDGDNSGGTAPPDFIPEGSAQIEDVFERIYTRRNQPFNDSEFSGRSDYGAFIAVGIPAGGLFTGAEGAKSEAQAEMYGGLAGVAFDPCYHSFCDNLTGEGQDEATYDALAAEYDLVGNVNTKAMDINADVIGSAVLTFAYDTSTVNGVKPRR, encoded by the coding sequence ATGACGAGTCGACACCGCCGTGCCGCGGCCGTCGCCGGAGCCGGCGTACTGGCCGCGACCTGTCTGATGACGGTCCCCGCGGAGGCCGCCAACGACACGGTCACGATCCGCCAGATGAACAAGCTCATCACGCTCGAGGCCGTCATGGGCCACCTGGAGGCGCTGCAGGAGATCAGCGACGACAACGGCGGCAACCGCGCCTCCGGGCTCCCCGGCTACGAGGCCTCCGTCGACTACGTCGTCGAGCAGCTCGAGGACGCCGGCTACACGCCGGAGGTCCAGGCGTTCGAGTTCGACTACTTCGACGAGCGGTCCGAGCTCGAGCGCATCTCGCCCGACCCCGTCACGTTCGACGAGGGCACCGAGTTCATCCGCAACCAGTTCGACACCGGCTCGCCCGAGGGCGAGGCCGTCGGCCCGCTGTTCCCGGCCGACGTCCGGCTCGACACGCCCGGCCCGCCGCCGCTGCCCGACAACACGTCCACCAGCGGCTGCGAGATGGCCGACTTCACCGGCATGGCCCCCGGCAGCATCGCGCTCGTCCAGCGCGGCACCTGCGGCTTCGCCGTCAAGGTGCTGAACGCGCAGGCGGCCGGCGCGGCCGGCGTCATCGTCATGAACGAGGGCCAGCCCGGCCGCGACACCGGCCTCGTCGGCATGATCGGCGACGCCACCGGCCTCACCATCCCGGCGGTCTTCGCGCAGTTCGGCGTCGGCGCGACCCTGGCTGAGACGCCGGGCGCCTCGGTCCGGGTGAAGGTCGACTTCGACGCCGACGTCCGCACCACGTGGAACGTCTTCGCCGAGACCCGCAAGGGCAACCCGGACAACGTCGTCATGGCCGGCGCGCACCTGGACGGCGTCATCGAGGGCGCCGGCATCAACGACAACGGCAGCGGCAGCGCGGCGCTGCTCGAGACCGCCATCCAGATCAACCGCCAGAACCTGAAGAACCAGGTCCGGTTCGCCTGGTGGGGTGCTGAGGAGTCCGGCCTGCTCGGCTCCAACCACTACGTCGAGACCCTCCCGCAGGCGGAGCAGGACAGGATCGCGCTGTACCTGAACTTCGACATGGTCGCCTCTCCCAACTACATGTTCGGCATCTACGACGGCGACAACTCCGGCGGCACCGCGCCGCCCGACTTCATCCCCGAGGGTTCGGCGCAGATCGAGGACGTCTTCGAGCGCATCTACACCCGTCGCAACCAGCCGTTCAACGACAGTGAGTTCTCCGGACGGTCCGACTACGGCGCGTTCATCGCCGTGGGCATCCCGGCGGGCGGCCTGTTCACCGGCGCAGAGGGCGCGAAGTCCGAGGCGCAGGCGGAGATGTACGGCGGCCTGGCCGGCGTCGCGTTCGACCCCTGCTACCACTCGTTCTGCGACAACCTCACCGGCGAGGGCCAGGACGAGGCCACCTACGACGCGCTCGCCGCGGAGTACGACCTCGTCGGCAACGTCAACACGAAGGCGATGGACATCAACGCCGACGTCATCGGCTCGGCCGTGCTGACCTTCGCCTACGACACCTCGACCGTCAACGGCGTCAAGCCGCGCCGCTGA
- a CDS encoding AEC family transporter — MTSVVTGFAVIVVIIAVGYLLGRTELLGPAGPMVLTRLAFWVASPALMFHTVAEADLGVIVAEPLIATGGSVVIVAAVFALAGLWRRWLVSYTTLGVLCSCLVNAGNLGIPIAAYVLGDATLVAPILLMQTVVIVPVALTVLDLAGQGASTPVWRRFLTPLQSPITVASLAGVVIAATGVTVPAPVMEPFVLVGAISIPSVLMVFGISLRGSTWPGRGPDRRPLALAVTLKTFVHPAVAYLLGLALGLSAPELLAVVVLSALPTAQNALTFAMRYGYAQTLVREAVLVTTALSLPVLIVVAALLK; from the coding sequence ATGACGAGTGTGGTCACGGGGTTCGCCGTCATCGTCGTCATCATCGCCGTCGGCTACCTCCTGGGCCGCACCGAGCTGCTCGGCCCGGCCGGCCCCATGGTGCTCACCCGGCTCGCGTTCTGGGTGGCCAGCCCGGCGCTGATGTTCCACACTGTCGCCGAGGCCGACCTCGGGGTCATCGTCGCCGAGCCGCTGATCGCGACCGGCGGCAGCGTCGTCATCGTGGCGGCGGTGTTCGCCCTGGCCGGGCTGTGGCGACGGTGGCTGGTGTCGTACACGACGCTGGGCGTGCTGTGCTCGTGCCTGGTCAACGCCGGCAACCTGGGCATCCCGATCGCGGCGTACGTGCTGGGCGACGCGACCCTGGTGGCGCCGATCCTGCTCATGCAGACGGTGGTGATCGTGCCGGTGGCGCTGACGGTGCTCGACCTCGCCGGCCAGGGCGCGTCGACGCCGGTCTGGCGGCGGTTCCTCACCCCGCTGCAGAGCCCCATCACGGTGGCCTCGCTCGCGGGGGTGGTCATCGCGGCGACCGGGGTCACCGTCCCGGCGCCGGTCATGGAGCCGTTCGTCCTGGTGGGCGCGATCTCGATCCCGTCGGTGCTCATGGTGTTCGGCATCTCGCTGCGCGGCAGCACGTGGCCCGGCCGCGGCCCGGACCGGCGGCCGCTGGCGCTCGCCGTCACGCTGAAGACGTTCGTGCACCCGGCCGTGGCGTACCTGCTCGGGCTGGCGCTGGGGCTGTCGGCGCCGGAGCTGCTCGCCGTGGTCGTGCTGTCGGCGCTGCCGACGGCGCAGAACGCGCTGACGTTCGCGATGCGCTACGGGTACGCGCAGACGCTGGTGCGTGAGGCGGTGCTGGTGACGACGGCGCTGTCGCTGCCGGTGCTGATCGTGGTGGCGGCGCTGCTCAAGTAG
- a CDS encoding DNA polymerase IV — translation MDAEPDTLVAWPGEDDQFARALPGGPLLHVDADAFFASVEQRDEPSLRGIPMAAGDVVIACASYEAREWGVQAGMPVGTALAVCPQLRVVPLRSDAYTEASAALFGVFGRFAARVEAGSMEEAFLDTRATSWASIDQLATTIQRAVRHETGLPVTLGAGRTKLMAKLASRSVKPRGLRVILPAEERYLRPALRIDELWGVGDVTHQRLRQHNVRTVADLALVHPDLLRDIAGTLMARRLTEIAAGTDDATVRAPRPRKSFSVQRVVPRGSTVDAAAISDELSGRLRTAGLTATVVALKVLYAGRLEHGDRARLLEPTDDAGTLTAALRPMLGAATARRIERVGVTVTGLQPADAAVQLTLDTGF, via the coding sequence ATCGACGCCGAACCCGACACCCTCGTCGCCTGGCCCGGCGAGGACGACCAGTTCGCCCGGGCGCTGCCGGGCGGGCCGCTGCTGCATGTCGACGCCGACGCGTTCTTCGCCTCCGTCGAGCAGCGCGACGAGCCGTCGCTGCGCGGCATCCCCATGGCGGCCGGCGACGTCGTCATCGCGTGTGCCAGCTATGAGGCGCGCGAGTGGGGCGTCCAGGCCGGCATGCCGGTCGGCACCGCGCTCGCCGTCTGCCCGCAGCTGCGCGTCGTGCCGCTGCGCTCCGACGCCTACACCGAGGCCAGCGCCGCGCTGTTCGGCGTCTTCGGCCGGTTCGCCGCCCGTGTCGAGGCCGGCTCCATGGAAGAGGCGTTCCTCGACACCCGCGCCACCAGCTGGGCCAGCATCGACCAGCTTGCCACCACCATCCAGCGGGCGGTGCGGCACGAGACCGGCCTGCCCGTCACCCTCGGCGCCGGGCGGACCAAGCTCATGGCCAAGCTCGCCTCGCGGTCGGTGAAGCCGCGCGGCCTCCGCGTCATCCTGCCGGCCGAGGAACGCTACCTGCGCCCCGCCCTGCGCATCGACGAGCTCTGGGGCGTCGGCGACGTCACCCACCAGCGGCTGCGCCAGCACAACGTCCGCACGGTCGCCGACCTCGCGCTCGTCCATCCCGACCTGCTGCGAGACATCGCCGGCACGCTCATGGCCCGCCGGCTCACCGAGATCGCGGCCGGCACCGACGACGCCACCGTCCGGGCGCCGCGGCCGCGCAAGTCGTTCAGCGTGCAGCGCGTCGTCCCGCGGGGCAGCACCGTCGACGCCGCCGCCATCAGCGACGAGCTCAGTGGCCGCCTGCGCACGGCCGGCCTCACCGCCACCGTCGTCGCCCTGAAGGTGCTGTACGCCGGCCGCCTCGAGCACGGCGACCGCGCCCGGCTGCTCGAGCCCACCGACGACGCCGGCACACTGACGGCCGCGCTTCGCCCCATGCTCGGCGCCGCCACGGCCCGGCGCATCGAACGCGTCGGCGTCACCGTCACCGGCCTCCAGCCCGCCGACGCCGCGGTGCAGCTCACCCTCGACACCGGCTTCTGA